The following are encoded in a window of Candidatus Poribacteria bacterium genomic DNA:
- the atpE gene encoding ATP synthase F0 subunit C: MVYLAVLAFGVTLGLPIAVIFASRAQGSATSTALEGIARQPDAAPRIQTAMIIGLALIESLVIYALLMFFILQAKLPEGEMLREMIDADAKRVATDVGSGN; the protein is encoded by the coding sequence ATGGTTTATTTAGCAGTGTTGGCTTTTGGTGTAACTTTAGGTTTGCCGATCGCTGTCATTTTCGCCTCAAGAGCACAAGGCAGTGCGACAAGTACCGCGCTTGAAGGTATCGCACGTCAACCGGATGCCGCACCGCGTATCCAAACGGCAATGATTATCGGTTTGGCACTCATCGAGTCGCTCGTTATCTATGCGCTCTTAATGTTCTTTATCTTGCAAGCAAAACTCCCTGAAGGTGAAATGCTGAGAGAGATGATTGATGCAGACGCGAAACGAGTTGCGACAGATGTCGGAAGCGGAAATTAA
- the atpB gene encoding F0F1 ATP synthase subunit A, which produces MKKLPFISWVVGLSLAAVAGSFAAENGHRSLLYPISKILPDEIIPEPTRWHQPDLIPNTYFAVLVLVLFFIFATRKLKRIPEGKGQTLLELFVGGIMDFFGGILGEHGKKYIPFVGSYFIFILFLNYLGVIPGLQPPTADLNTTLALGITAVLGVQIIAIKENGIGGYLKHLAGDPPWLGVLMFPLEVVAQLSRAGSLAVRLFGNIFGEKSVVIELTKLGLIVLIADAIPIIPVQVPMLFFGLFAGFLQAFVFTILTSIYIVLFIEHDEAHEAHH; this is translated from the coding sequence ATGAAAAAACTACCATTTATCAGCTGGGTTGTGGGACTCAGTTTGGCAGCAGTAGCCGGGAGTTTCGCAGCCGAGAACGGTCACCGTAGTCTGCTCTATCCGATTTCAAAAATTTTACCAGATGAAATTATCCCTGAACCGACTCGGTGGCATCAGCCCGATCTAATTCCCAACACATACTTTGCGGTTCTTGTCTTAGTGTTGTTTTTTATCTTCGCCACCCGGAAGTTGAAACGGATACCTGAAGGGAAAGGACAAACGCTTTTGGAGTTGTTTGTTGGCGGTATCATGGACTTCTTCGGCGGTATTTTAGGCGAACACGGCAAAAAGTATATTCCATTCGTTGGGTCCTACTTCATCTTCATTCTCTTCCTGAATTATCTTGGCGTCATTCCCGGTCTTCAACCACCAACAGCAGATTTGAATACAACGCTTGCGCTCGGCATAACGGCTGTATTGGGCGTTCAAATTATCGCGATTAAAGAGAACGGAATAGGGGGCTATCTGAAACATTTAGCCGGGGACCCTCCGTGGTTGGGGGTCTTAATGTTCCCACTTGAAGTTGTTGCACAGTTATCGCGTGCGGGGTCTCTCGCTGTCCGTCTTTTCGGAAACATTTTTGGCGAAAAATCGGTTGTTATTGAACTGACGAAACTCGGACTTATCGTGCTGATTGCGGATGCCATACCGATTATTCCGGTGCAAGTGCCGATGCTGTTCTTCGGACTGTTTGCTGGCTTCTTGCAGGCATTCGTTTTTACCATCTTAACATCTATCTACATCGTGCTGTTCATAGAACACGACGAAGCGCATGAAGCGCATCACTAA
- a CDS encoding LamG domain-containing protein has protein sequence MIPVFLVRLKAVRNPRPFFLDNLRFPSTFVSDEWIHVAETRNVKKREYKMYKDGEVASEDKWLKCGAHPCGDSSPSGLNLLIGSGYAGKYRGIIDDVAIFNVVLSQNEIQSIMDDGLEEAFAVSPTDKLTTTWASMKQ, from the coding sequence TTGATCCCAGTTTTTCTGGTTCGGCTTAAAGCGGTGAGGAATCCGCGTCCCTTTTTTCTTGACAATCTTCGCTTCCCTAGTACTTTCGTGAGTGATGAATGGATTCACGTGGCTGAGACGCGTAATGTCAAAAAACGTGAGTATAAGATGTACAAAGATGGTGAGGTTGCATCTGAGGATAAGTGGTTAAAGTGTGGAGCGCATCCCTGCGGAGACTCGAGTCCCAGCGGCCTTAATTTGCTCATCGGCTCCGGTTATGCTGGTAAATACAGAGGCATCATTGACGATGTGGCTATTTTTAATGTGGTTCTGAGTCAGAATGAGATTCAGAGTATCATGGACGATGGATTGGAAGAAGCTTTCGCCGTTTCCCCCACTGACAAACTCACCACTACATGGGCAAGCATGAAGCAATAA
- a CDS encoding class I SAM-dependent methyltransferase, translating to MQIQKSQESQRLLKSVKEFFNGSKELNLRRNEVEKGLSEIEQAFIKKFSADSYLLDIGCATGRLCFALTQQGYTVTGIDVAEKQIEQAQQIAEKEKIDATFLHYNPPTLPFPDASFAAAFLIRTYCYVPHRAARIAFLGEIARVLSPGGCLFMTQHVLDPFLDSYEPTYDDNYHESALDYETLEEGDNFTSGIPSYVRYFLAADLKAELEESPFQLVDSSAEQELLSCILQKRDTD from the coding sequence ATGCAAATCCAAAAATCTCAAGAATCTCAGAGATTACTAAAATCTGTAAAAGAATTTTTCAATGGATCCAAGGAGCTTAATCTCCGCAGAAACGAAGTTGAAAAGGGTTTATCTGAGATAGAGCAGGCGTTTATCAAAAAATTTTCAGCAGATAGCTACCTGTTGGATATCGGTTGTGCGACAGGGCGCTTGTGTTTTGCTCTTACACAACAAGGGTATACTGTTACTGGTATCGATGTCGCAGAGAAACAGATTGAACAAGCACAGCAAATTGCTGAAAAAGAGAAGATTGATGCAACGTTTCTGCATTACAATCCGCCAACACTGCCATTTCCCGATGCGTCATTCGCAGCGGCATTTTTGATAAGAACTTACTGTTACGTGCCCCATCGCGCCGCTCGTATTGCGTTTTTAGGAGAGATCGCGCGGGTCCTTAGTCCCGGCGGGTGCCTCTTTATGACCCAGCACGTCCTTGATCCTTTCCTTGACAGTTACGAACCCACTTACGATGACAACTATCACGAATCTGCCTTAGATTATGAAACGTTAGAAGAAGGCGACAATTTTACGTCAGGTATACCGAGTTACGTTCGCTACTTTTTGGCAGCAGATCTTAAAGCGGAATTGGAAGAATCTCCGTTTCAACTTGTTGATTCGTCTGCGGAGCAAGAATTGCTGTCATGTATTTTGCAGAAACGTGATACAGATTAG
- a CDS encoding ABC transporter permease, protein MKLRDAIIAGVKPLAQNRLRAGLSILGIFIGIAGVLCMIAIGDGGKHIIAQNLEMMGGANQIAFWTRTTIWKGPRLARRTTERYTLDDASAVEAECPDVLYVLPKVEDFNTFVSSRNGNQAKARLEGITADYSLGMGWEVHNGRFFSDNDIENAKQVCVLGANTASALFGGTSPIGQEVKVRYHWRQSQIRLRVIGVMTTKGMSLSDTYSLDDAISVPLTTYQQRVKGFRYVDYLLVFFKEGAELNSIIDSVKNTLRKRHRGKDEFIGVWIAKLTAHRLFHIQKVLKITLGSLAGFSLFVSGVGIMNICLVSVGEKTREIGLRRSVGAKRIHIFCQFLTESICLCLCGGVLGIAGGWGAAHGMAWLAVRIVPVVETWPVVLSLAWILTSVIFSIVMGVGFGVYPAMRAAQLSPVDALRTEN, encoded by the coding sequence ATGAAACTTCGTGATGCTATCATCGCCGGTGTAAAGCCCCTCGCGCAAAATAGACTCCGTGCTGGATTATCCATTCTCGGCATTTTCATCGGGATTGCAGGTGTGCTGTGCATGATCGCTATCGGCGATGGTGGGAAACATATCATCGCTCAAAACCTTGAAATGATGGGCGGTGCCAACCAAATTGCATTCTGGACACGGACGACTATTTGGAAGGGACCGCGGCTCGCCCGGCGCACTACGGAGCGATATACCCTCGATGACGCTTCTGCAGTTGAGGCAGAATGCCCCGATGTGCTGTATGTCTTGCCTAAAGTAGAAGATTTCAACACCTTTGTTAGCAGCCGAAACGGGAATCAAGCGAAAGCGCGTTTAGAAGGTATCACAGCGGACTACTCTCTCGGCATGGGGTGGGAGGTTCACAACGGTAGATTCTTTTCCGACAACGATATCGAAAATGCGAAGCAGGTCTGTGTCCTTGGTGCTAATACCGCCAGTGCGCTTTTTGGAGGGACATCACCCATCGGACAAGAGGTGAAGGTTCGGTATCATTGGCGGCAATCGCAGATCAGGTTACGGGTTATCGGGGTGATGACCACAAAAGGCATGAGCCTCAGCGACACGTATTCTTTGGATGATGCGATTTCTGTACCGTTGACAACCTATCAACAACGGGTGAAAGGTTTTCGTTACGTTGACTACTTGCTCGTCTTTTTTAAAGAGGGTGCGGAGCTCAACAGTATTATTGATTCCGTTAAAAACACCTTACGTAAAAGGCACCGAGGGAAAGATGAGTTTATCGGCGTTTGGATAGCGAAACTGACAGCACACCGACTTTTCCACATTCAAAAAGTGCTAAAAATAACTTTGGGTAGCCTTGCGGGTTTCTCGCTGTTCGTCAGCGGCGTTGGCATTATGAATATCTGCCTCGTCTCTGTGGGTGAAAAGACACGGGAGATCGGTTTACGGAGATCGGTAGGCGCGAAACGAATTCACATTTTTTGCCAATTTTTGACGGAATCGATCTGTCTCTGTCTCTGCGGTGGCGTGCTCGGCATTGCGGGTGGTTGGGGTGCCGCGCACGGGATGGCATGGCTTGCGGTGCGGATTGTACCCGTTGTGGAGACGTGGCCCGTCGTCCTCTCCCTTGCGTGGATCCTGACTTCTGTTATTTTCTCGATTGTTATGGGCGTGGGGTTCGGAGTCTATCCTGCGATGCGGGCGGCGCAACTTTCACCCGTTGACGCACTTCGGACTGAGAATTAA
- a CDS encoding RNA polymerase sigma factor, translated as MCPLGGSFVEREDDVQLIRKILSGDEAAFSILVEKYQKSVHALAWRKIQDFHYAEEIMQDTFLRAYKKLPTLKNPDQFAGWLHVIANRLCIDWMRSQKSVMQSLEDIPVEEIEKSSYTHHISEQRMAERTEHYHELVKRLLEKLPENERAVVTLFYLDEMSTREIGRFMGVSVNTITSRLQRARKRLQADPEFLNQEVFGHLQLSDNLKENVMTQLEEVRSKFSSFMEKVKSDPASRANILTEACNEIEDALKDEITPEVVHLAVDDIYLYMGKLGMKKRISLLHRYMDNAPDDTERFWAHDELVDSLAILERNQEAIEEQIRLYRWACKRSEKYVLKVISNLHTAGCWAAEGRIDGWIQLYNEASKRLENPGVSYHNRGEFLQSGADVLRGNDRFDEALLEIEKLERANNEPGSEHYFQFWLIAKENRLLVYGKQEDWERFDQIFAEVNAYLEGELKKRDTGLPVNLDHLWWLAHDVGCCLLWLKKYDEAKRFLQIAIDLEDNNHYGHFQLAVSTWASEKDREKTLHHLKVAQDCYVLSSYNQDTYYPTFLETPEFSDVRGDEAFLKVLGQK; from the coding sequence ATCTGTCCATTAGGAGGAAGTTTCGTGGAAAGAGAAGACGATGTTCAATTAATCCGCAAAATTTTATCAGGCGACGAGGCGGCGTTCAGCATTTTGGTCGAAAAGTACCAAAAGAGCGTTCATGCGCTTGCATGGCGGAAGATCCAAGATTTTCACTATGCGGAAGAGATTATGCAAGACACCTTCCTGAGGGCATACAAAAAACTTCCAACACTCAAGAATCCCGATCAATTTGCCGGGTGGCTCCATGTCATCGCAAATCGGCTTTGCATTGATTGGATGCGAAGCCAAAAGTCCGTGATGCAATCCTTGGAGGATATACCTGTAGAAGAAATCGAGAAGTCCTCTTATACGCATCATATATCGGAACAACGGATGGCAGAGAGAACCGAACATTACCATGAACTTGTGAAAAGACTTTTGGAAAAACTGCCGGAGAATGAACGCGCAGTTGTAACGCTCTTCTATCTTGACGAAATGTCAACCAGAGAGATCGGCAGATTCATGGGCGTGTCGGTGAATACAATTACGAGTCGACTCCAGCGAGCGCGGAAGCGTCTGCAAGCAGATCCAGAATTCTTGAATCAAGAAGTCTTTGGTCATCTACAACTATCAGATAATCTGAAGGAGAATGTCATGACACAATTAGAAGAAGTTCGCAGTAAGTTCAGTTCATTCATGGAAAAAGTGAAATCTGACCCGGCATCGAGAGCGAATATTCTCACAGAAGCCTGCAACGAGATTGAAGATGCACTTAAGGATGAAATCACACCAGAAGTGGTACATCTTGCTGTCGATGATATATACCTGTACATGGGCAAACTCGGCATGAAAAAACGGATCTCTCTACTCCATAGGTATATGGATAACGCACCAGATGATACGGAGCGTTTCTGGGCGCACGATGAGTTGGTCGATAGTCTCGCTATTCTTGAAAGAAATCAAGAAGCTATTGAAGAACAAATCCGACTTTACCGTTGGGCATGCAAGCGGTCAGAAAAGTATGTGTTGAAGGTTATTTCCAATCTGCACACTGCCGGATGTTGGGCGGCGGAAGGTCGTATTGATGGCTGGATCCAACTTTATAATGAAGCCTCTAAACGCTTAGAGAACCCTGGCGTGAGTTACCACAATCGTGGCGAGTTCCTGCAAAGCGGAGCAGATGTCCTACGAGGCAACGACAGGTTCGATGAAGCACTCCTTGAAATAGAGAAGTTGGAACGTGCTAACAACGAACCCGGTTCAGAGCACTATTTTCAATTCTGGTTGATTGCGAAAGAGAATCGTCTTCTCGTGTACGGTAAACAGGAAGATTGGGAGCGTTTCGATCAAATCTTTGCAGAAGTGAATGCATATCTGGAAGGAGAGTTGAAGAAACGGGATACAGGTCTCCCTGTAAATCTCGACCATCTTTGGTGGCTTGCTCACGATGTCGGTTGTTGTCTGTTGTGGTTGAAGAAGTATGACGAGGCGAAACGGTTCCTACAGATCGCCATTGATTTGGAAGATAACAACCATTACGGGCACTTCCAACTTGCTGTGAGTACCTGGGCTTCTGAGAAGGATCGAGAGAAGACTTTACATCATTTAAAAGTCGCTCAGGATTGCTATGTGTTAAGTTCCTATAATCAGGATACATACTATCCCACTTTCCTTGAAACACCCGAATTTTCGGATGTAAGGGGTGATGAAGCGTTTCTGAAGGTGCTGGGACAGAAGTAG
- a CDS encoding STAS domain-containing protein: MTTQIRQQNGISILKPTGKVSGRSVSDLRKVILPQIEASDTPRILINFEQVNRIDSSGLGTLMEAYAAASRKQGRVGVINVGKHIRNLIVLSRVVNLFEHFDSEDAAVAGLSA, translated from the coding sequence ATGACAACGCAAATTCGCCAGCAAAATGGCATCTCGATTTTGAAACCCACTGGAAAAGTGAGCGGACGTTCCGTATCGGATTTACGGAAAGTTATCTTGCCACAAATAGAGGCTTCTGATACCCCACGTATCCTTATCAATTTCGAGCAGGTCAATCGGATCGATAGTTCAGGTCTTGGCACCTTGATGGAGGCATACGCTGCTGCGTCACGAAAACAGGGACGCGTGGGTGTCATCAATGTCGGGAAACATATCAGAAATCTCATTGTTCTGAGTCGTGTCGTTAATCTGTTTGAACACTTCGACAGTGAGGACGCGGCTGTTGCTGGATTGTCAGCTTAG
- a CDS encoding carbohydrate binding family 9 domain-containing protein codes for MKIPELTTAKVRTAHECVINEQVKQKNCTMVLFIILSFILITSLQTSAVENAQTVQKELPAVKTDQPPTIDGVLGDACWQDAPQAIGFTDQRTEKPAKNQSIGRLVYTDTAIYVGLHLYDDMPDKIVARQTKDQTRIRGEDWVSFSLDPFHTHQFSDRNFFIVNPLGTKYAHLATGRAEKSEWIGLWKTAARIVEDGWIVEMEIPWQMLDYPHTIQPVRMGINVDRLQQRTGERSWWCNLGVNEFRENDGHWIDVLPPPRKRELKVLPYLIGGISETETSVGATSRSRREYTARAGADIRYEVTPQLRLIGTANPDFDNIEQAVEGIDFSYGERYVPDRRPFFSEGGNVYRLGRLFHSRRIVDMDGGFKLFGKIGKNTSIGTLGTYHRNNQNVILQASQSLTATSNISAAFLSHHHRDTGLNNVGYLSGDVRHGKFSVGSNLTQTWAEESDGGNGFISFGYNGLLFQHYLSAFFVDPDLVNRLGYLPFTGYRGVGLGTFIKNEWREGFFRRVSASIQSQISNTYEGDIFRRDFYVSSLILTHSDYALAAGWRGGQFEEFRDSVFSIGFRARASDRFNNVGITYNWGQQAGETIHRISGNLNLRAYGFTAGLSSRIQWHFERRYQQIFTLTYDFSPALSLGSRLILQVEGVNIYFALRRSGYAGTDFFIILGDPNASEFKQRFVAKVIRAF; via the coding sequence ATGAAAATACCGGAGTTGACAACGGCAAAAGTGCGTACAGCGCACGAGTGTGTCATAAACGAACAGGTAAAACAGAAAAATTGCACGATGGTATTGTTCATCATACTATCGTTTATCTTAATCACAAGCTTACAAACTTCGGCAGTTGAAAACGCGCAGACTGTGCAGAAAGAACTCCCCGCCGTCAAAACAGATCAACCTCCTACCATTGACGGTGTTCTCGGCGATGCCTGCTGGCAAGACGCGCCGCAAGCCATCGGTTTCACCGACCAACGTACCGAAAAACCCGCGAAGAATCAATCCATCGGTCGTCTCGTTTATACAGACACAGCCATCTACGTTGGACTTCATCTCTACGATGATATGCCCGACAAAATTGTGGCGCGCCAAACCAAAGACCAGACGCGAATCCGCGGAGAGGACTGGGTCTCCTTCAGTCTTGACCCATTTCACACCCATCAGTTTTCGGACAGAAATTTCTTCATCGTAAATCCGCTCGGCACGAAATACGCACATCTCGCTACGGGACGCGCCGAGAAAAGTGAATGGATTGGACTATGGAAAACCGCTGCGCGGATTGTAGAAGACGGATGGATTGTAGAGATGGAAATTCCGTGGCAGATGCTGGATTACCCCCACACAATTCAACCCGTTCGAATGGGTATCAACGTTGACAGACTGCAACAGCGCACCGGAGAACGCTCTTGGTGGTGTAATTTAGGAGTAAATGAGTTTCGCGAGAACGATGGGCATTGGATCGATGTGCTACCACCCCCTCGAAAACGTGAACTCAAAGTGTTACCCTATCTGATTGGGGGCATCAGTGAAACGGAAACTTCTGTAGGAGCGACCTCCCGGTCGCGAAGGGAATATACTGCCCGTGCAGGCGCAGACATCCGTTATGAGGTTACCCCACAACTGCGACTCATCGGCACAGCAAACCCTGATTTTGACAATATTGAACAGGCTGTAGAAGGTATCGACTTCTCTTATGGAGAACGCTACGTACCCGATCGCCGTCCGTTCTTCTCGGAAGGCGGTAATGTCTACCGCCTCGGTCGCCTGTTCCATTCGCGGCGAATAGTGGATATGGATGGAGGATTTAAACTCTTTGGGAAAATCGGGAAAAATACCTCTATCGGTACCTTAGGCACCTATCACCGAAACAACCAGAACGTTATTCTTCAAGCCTCTCAATCCCTAACGGCAACATCCAATATCAGCGCGGCATTCCTTTCGCATCATCACCGTGACACTGGATTGAACAATGTAGGTTATCTTTCTGGAGATGTACGTCACGGTAAATTTTCAGTGGGTTCTAACCTCACCCAAACTTGGGCAGAGGAATCGGATGGGGGGAATGGATTCATTAGTTTTGGCTACAACGGATTGCTCTTCCAACACTACCTATCCGCATTTTTTGTGGATCCGGATCTCGTTAATAGACTCGGTTATCTGCCCTTCACCGGCTACCGCGGCGTAGGTTTGGGTACCTTCATCAAAAACGAATGGCGTGAAGGATTCTTCCGCAGAGTATCCGCTTCTATCCAAAGCCAGATCTCTAATACCTACGAAGGTGATATCTTCCGGCGTGACTTCTATGTATCTTCACTTATCCTAACGCATAGCGACTATGCACTTGCCGCTGGCTGGAGGGGCGGGCAATTTGAAGAATTCAGAGATAGTGTTTTCAGCATCGGGTTCCGTGCGCGTGCTTCTGACAGGTTCAATAATGTTGGTATTACCTACAATTGGGGTCAACAGGCAGGCGAGACGATTCATCGCATCAGCGGAAATCTAAACCTCCGTGCCTACGGATTCACTGCAGGACTCTCCTCACGAATCCAGTGGCATTTTGAGAGACGTTACCAACAGATATTCACCCTCACTTATGACTTCAGTCCCGCCTTAAGCCTCGGTAGCCGATTAATCTTGCAAGTAGAAGGCGTTAATATCTACTTCGCATTGCGCCGCTCGGGCTATGCCGGCACCGACTTTTTCATTATCCTCGGCGATCCGAATGCCTCGGAATTCAAACAGCGTTTCGTTGCTAAGGTGATCCGCGCATTTTAA